A single region of the Halorussus gelatinilyticus genome encodes:
- a CDS encoding glycosyltransferase family 2 protein, with protein MPAVTVWTPTYNRREALKRPYNALVEQTCKDFEWLIVDDRSDDGTKERVTTWRQNAEFPIRFVEQPQDKTGKHRAFNIGVQLADGQFFSPLDSDDSMPSDAIELMLDEWEQIPKDQRNKFAGVAGYCKTPDGEIVGQRLPDSPMDTNLIELRYRYGISEELWGMHKTDILRQFTFPDIDERFVPEDLVWDRVAQQYSRRYVNKAFRIYYPDENDDQLTKLSLDGIAEGHYEWHKMRLNEQSNWIPQAPFTFFKSAVHYTRFGIYSGRSVQELLRDVIPYPSKALVFAGYPIGYLISNIHDQI; from the coding sequence ATGCCAGCAGTCACAGTCTGGACCCCTACCTATAACCGCAGAGAGGCCTTGAAACGCCCCTATAACGCCCTAGTAGAGCAAACATGTAAGGACTTTGAATGGCTCATCGTTGATGATAGATCTGACGATGGAACAAAAGAGAGGGTCACTACTTGGCGGCAAAATGCAGAGTTCCCAATCCGATTTGTAGAGCAACCTCAGGATAAAACTGGGAAACACCGCGCATTCAATATCGGAGTACAACTTGCAGATGGACAATTCTTCAGCCCACTCGATTCGGACGATTCGATGCCGTCAGACGCTATTGAGTTAATGCTTGATGAATGGGAGCAGATTCCAAAAGATCAACGAAACAAGTTCGCTGGCGTTGCGGGATACTGCAAGACACCGGACGGAGAAATCGTTGGTCAACGACTTCCTGATAGCCCAATGGACACAAACCTGATTGAACTCCGGTACAGATACGGAATTTCAGAGGAGTTATGGGGAATGCATAAAACCGACATTCTCCGGCAATTTACCTTTCCGGATATTGATGAACGATTCGTTCCAGAGGATCTCGTCTGGGATCGGGTTGCCCAGCAGTACTCCCGCCGGTACGTCAACAAGGCGTTCCGGATTTATTATCCGGACGAAAACGATGACCAGCTCACAAAATTATCACTTGATGGAATCGCTGAGGGTCATTATGAATGGCACAAAATGCGGTTAAACGAACAGTCAAACTGGATTCCCCAAGCCCCATTTACGTTCTTCAAAAGTGCAGTCCATTATACCCGTTTTGGCATCTACTCAGGCCGCTCGGTTCAAGAGTTACTCCGAGATGTTATTCCATATCCATCTAAAGCCTTGGTTTTTGCAGGCTACCCAATTGGATATTTAATTTCAAATATTCACGACCAGATCTAG
- a CDS encoding glycosyltransferase family 4 protein, with amino-acid sequence MLVNGDEGNVGGAQLQQILIAKELVERGHDVVFVENDAPEKTEQTVDGIRVVLKRDFGDSNVAVRTTVRAVETIQALRRVGPDVCYLRVLNFDLLPLTVYCSVTGTRLVYGFAHDSEVTDDPVTLGQWANYETYKRLVWRALSRADALIAQNERQRSAAVRRFGPDVSLVPNGYPIPDETPHADIRRADRPVVLWVATLRDWKRPGLVLDLADEIPDADFVIVGGRADENPDLYDEIEREAGERDNVRFEGFVPYAEVDSYFAAADVFLNTSTDEGFPNTFLQAWAHRTPVASLNVDPSGILADSEAGFCADDEFDVLVEILNSLITDAEWRADYSDAAFEYFRENHSIDHIASKYEGILTGKGRK; translated from the coding sequence ATGCTCGTCAACGGTGACGAGGGGAACGTCGGTGGGGCGCAACTCCAGCAGATTCTCATCGCGAAGGAACTCGTCGAGCGCGGTCACGACGTGGTTTTCGTCGAGAACGACGCGCCGGAGAAGACCGAGCAGACGGTCGATGGAATCCGAGTCGTACTCAAGCGTGATTTCGGCGACTCGAACGTCGCCGTTCGGACGACCGTTCGAGCCGTAGAGACGATTCAAGCGCTCAGGCGCGTCGGTCCCGACGTTTGCTATCTTCGAGTCCTCAACTTCGACCTCCTCCCGCTCACCGTCTACTGTTCGGTGACGGGCACCCGACTCGTGTACGGGTTCGCACACGACAGCGAAGTCACCGACGACCCGGTGACGCTCGGTCAGTGGGCGAATTACGAGACGTACAAACGCCTCGTCTGGCGGGCGCTCTCTAGAGCAGACGCGCTGATCGCCCAGAACGAGCGACAGCGCTCGGCCGCAGTGCGTCGCTTCGGACCGGACGTATCGCTCGTCCCGAACGGATACCCGATTCCCGACGAGACGCCGCATGCCGACATCCGTCGTGCCGACCGACCAGTCGTCCTCTGGGTCGCGACCCTTCGGGACTGGAAGCGCCCCGGCCTCGTACTCGACCTCGCCGACGAGATTCCGGACGCTGACTTCGTAATCGTCGGCGGTCGCGCGGACGAAAACCCGGACCTCTACGACGAGATCGAACGCGAGGCGGGCGAGCGCGACAACGTCCGCTTCGAGGGATTCGTCCCCTACGCCGAGGTGGATTCGTACTTCGCGGCGGCCGACGTATTCCTCAACACGTCCACTGACGAAGGGTTCCCGAACACGTTCCTCCAAGCGTGGGCGCATCGAACGCCCGTTGCGAGTCTAAACGTCGATCCGAGCGGAATCCTCGCCGACTCTGAGGCGGGGTTCTGCGCTGACGACGAGTTCGACGTTCTGGTTGAGATACTCAACTCGCTCATCACCGATGCCGAATGGCGAGCAGATTACTCGGACGCGGCGTTTGAGTACTTCCGCGAGAATCATAGTATCGACCATATCGCTTCAAAATACGAGGGGATTTTAACTGGAAAGGGTAGAAAGTGA
- a CDS encoding lipopolysaccharide biosynthesis protein, translating into MSDDSQESARFFHDFGFYSVARIVPAVLGVVALVVFTRAFSPSAYGKYSLTMAFVSIFTLLNTGWLEQAILRFEPQADDTTFRDTTATILLSLTTVAALVGGLGYVSFFPRSSAYSRFYLGGLSLILLQGVFTTLRTFLRSRLESRRVAIYNVVQAGTKLGAALLLALFVLGDIVGWLWGTVVGTSIATALLLYRTELTRASIEIDRELVGKMFRYGYPLIGMTLGYVLLNFADRILLELLKSSRAVGIYSSNYSIVNRGLPLVLAPIIQAAHPLIMNTWTGDNEEELGELLETYTRYFLLLGVPATVYATVLSRPLSVLFLGDSYHQGYVVIPLVAWGVLLWNLASLGSKTLEVKNRTLTLFAGVTAAVVLNLLLNLLFIPPYGYVGAAFATFTSFTFYLVFVLLISRRYIEWRFPRRTTANVVVGGTLMSAPSAVLVLLGEYTWLTALSTAIPSGLVYVATIYLLGELRDQEIAKSKALAANRW; encoded by the coding sequence GTGAGCGACGACAGTCAGGAGTCCGCCCGGTTTTTTCACGATTTTGGTTTCTATTCGGTCGCTCGCATCGTACCAGCGGTTCTCGGCGTAGTAGCGCTGGTCGTTTTCACCCGGGCTTTCTCCCCCTCCGCCTACGGGAAGTACTCGCTTACGATGGCCTTCGTAAGCATCTTCACGCTCCTAAACACGGGATGGTTAGAACAGGCGATTCTTCGATTCGAACCACAAGCAGATGACACGACGTTCCGAGATACGACGGCGACGATACTACTGTCTCTCACCACGGTTGCGGCGCTCGTGGGCGGACTCGGTTACGTCTCGTTTTTTCCAAGGTCAAGCGCGTACAGCCGGTTTTACCTCGGCGGTCTCTCGTTGATACTCCTGCAAGGGGTTTTCACCACGCTTCGGACGTTCCTGCGGAGCCGACTCGAATCTCGTCGGGTCGCTATCTACAACGTCGTCCAGGCAGGGACGAAACTCGGAGCCGCACTCCTGCTCGCGCTCTTCGTTCTCGGCGACATCGTCGGATGGCTGTGGGGGACCGTGGTCGGAACGTCGATCGCTACGGCACTCCTCCTGTATCGGACCGAGCTCACTCGTGCCTCGATCGAAATCGACCGCGAACTCGTCGGCAAGATGTTTCGGTACGGCTATCCACTTATCGGAATGACGCTCGGCTACGTCCTCCTCAACTTCGCAGACCGGATCCTCCTTGAACTACTGAAGAGCAGTCGGGCGGTTGGGATCTACTCGTCGAACTACTCTATCGTCAATCGTGGCCTTCCACTCGTGCTAGCTCCGATTATACAGGCTGCACATCCGCTCATCATGAACACGTGGACCGGCGACAACGAGGAGGAACTCGGAGAACTTCTCGAAACGTACACGCGGTACTTCCTCCTGCTAGGTGTCCCCGCCACCGTGTACGCGACGGTGCTTTCGAGGCCGCTGAGCGTTCTTTTCCTCGGAGATTCTTACCATCAGGGGTACGTCGTAATCCCATTGGTTGCATGGGGCGTACTGCTATGGAATCTGGCGTCACTCGGGAGCAAGACGCTCGAAGTGAAGAACCGAACCCTGACGCTTTTCGCCGGAGTGACGGCGGCCGTCGTTCTGAACCTGCTCCTCAATCTCCTCTTCATCCCGCCATACGGATACGTTGGGGCGGCGTTTGCCACGTTCACGAGCTTTACCTTCTACCTCGTTTTCGTCCTTCTCATCTCCAGACGATACATCGAGTGGCGGTTTCCGAGACGAACCACGGCAAACGTCGTCGTCGGTGGAACGCTGATGAGTGCTCCGTCGGCAGTACTCGTTCTCCTCGGCGAGTACACGTGGCTCACTGCGCTAAGCACGGCAATACCGAGCGGTCTCGTCTACGTCGCGACGATCTATCTCCTCGGAGAACTTCGAGATCAGGAGATCGCCAAATCGAAGGCACTGGCGGCGAACCGCTGGTGA
- a CDS encoding DUF4330 domain-containing protein produces the protein MPIIDDRGRLFGTVNIIDLFVVLMVLATVAAGATFVLDTNDKPVDTDRRTQTTVMYEIPGVQPYVADAIPEGSIQSDAIASIQSKSVRPTEVVVTGQNGTLHERTHPTKKTVTLRLTLNTTTTENDILFQNKPLEVGRQLTLDFGPVTTKGAITKITDES, from the coding sequence ATGCCTATCATCGACGACAGGGGTCGCCTCTTCGGCACTGTCAACATCATCGATTTATTCGTCGTCCTCATGGTCCTCGCCACCGTCGCAGCAGGCGCGACGTTCGTTCTCGACACTAACGACAAGCCGGTGGATACCGATAGGCGGACACAAACCACCGTCATGTACGAGATACCCGGCGTTCAGCCCTACGTCGCCGACGCCATCCCTGAGGGCTCCATTCAGTCCGACGCTATCGCCTCGATTCAGAGCAAATCCGTCCGACCGACCGAAGTCGTCGTGACGGGCCAAAACGGGACGCTCCACGAGCGAACGCATCCGACGAAGAAGACGGTCACACTTCGACTCACACTCAACACTACAACGACGGAGAACGACATCCTCTTCCAGAACAAACCGCTCGAAGTCGGGCGACAGCTCACTCTCGACTTCGGTCCCGTCACAACGAAGGGGGCCATCACGAAGATTACAGACGAAAGCTAA
- the glmS gene encoding glutamine--fructose-6-phosphate transaminase (isomerizing) has protein sequence MCGIIGCAGESETLDVLLTGLEGLEYRGYDSAGVALSNGDLSVCKREGEIQRLQQAVTSDLDGRVGIGHTRWSTHGPPSDANAHPHTDCTGEVAVVHNGIVENYADLRAELREDGHEFDSDTDSEVVPHLIEANLAEGATFEEAFRAAVARLEGSYALAAVSADSEAILATRRDSPLVVGVGDDAAYLASDVPAFLDYTDRVVYLEDGEFARLESGSWTVSDAEGHLLEKSVSRVEWDAEETAKSGYDHYMLKEIHEQPRALRKCLRGRVDELTGSVDVEALKGLDPESVQFVACGTSYHAALYGAQALREAGVHAQAFLASEYATSPAPVGDDTLVVGITQSGETADTLSALREAERRNVETLAMTNVVGSTAARECDRTLFIRAGPEIGVAATKTFSSQVVACNLLAAALTERHDAREIVEALRDLPSQVQTILDDSRAAQVADRFVDSSGYFFVGRGYHHAVALEGALKLKEISYKHAEGFPAGELKHGPLALVTDETPVFALVTGNGGKATKTVGNVKEVEARDAPVVAVTDGASDVGRYADAVLEIPETHPRVAPVLANVQLQLVAYYIAKQLGRSIDKPRNLAKSVTVE, from the coding sequence ATGTGCGGCATCATCGGCTGTGCGGGAGAGAGCGAAACGCTCGACGTACTCCTTACCGGTCTCGAAGGCCTCGAATACCGAGGCTACGACTCGGCGGGGGTCGCGCTCTCGAACGGTGACCTCTCGGTCTGCAAGCGCGAGGGCGAGATTCAGCGCCTCCAGCAGGCGGTCACGTCCGACCTCGACGGTCGGGTCGGCATCGGCCACACGCGCTGGAGTACCCACGGTCCGCCGAGCGACGCGAACGCCCACCCCCACACCGACTGCACCGGCGAGGTCGCGGTCGTCCACAACGGCATCGTGGAGAACTACGCCGACCTCCGGGCGGAACTCCGAGAGGACGGCCACGAGTTCGACAGCGACACCGACAGCGAGGTCGTCCCGCACCTGATAGAGGCCAACCTCGCAGAGGGCGCGACCTTCGAGGAGGCGTTCCGCGCGGCGGTCGCCCGACTGGAGGGCAGTTACGCGCTGGCCGCCGTCTCGGCCGACTCGGAGGCCATCCTCGCCACGCGGCGGGACTCGCCGCTGGTCGTCGGCGTCGGCGACGACGCGGCCTACCTCGCCAGCGACGTGCCCGCGTTCCTCGACTACACCGACCGCGTGGTGTATCTGGAGGACGGCGAGTTCGCCCGTCTCGAATCCGGATCGTGGACCGTCTCGGACGCCGAGGGCCACCTGTTAGAGAAGTCGGTCTCGCGCGTCGAGTGGGACGCCGAGGAGACCGCTAAGAGCGGCTACGACCACTACATGCTCAAGGAGATTCACGAGCAACCACGCGCGCTCCGGAAGTGTCTGCGGGGCCGCGTGGACGAACTGACCGGCTCCGTAGACGTCGAGGCGCTGAAGGGACTCGACCCAGAGTCCGTCCAGTTCGTCGCTTGCGGAACCTCCTACCACGCTGCGCTCTACGGCGCGCAGGCGCTCCGCGAGGCCGGGGTCCACGCCCAAGCCTTCCTCGCCAGCGAGTACGCCACGTCGCCCGCACCGGTGGGAGACGACACGCTCGTCGTCGGCATCACCCAGAGCGGCGAGACCGCAGACACTCTCTCGGCGCTCCGGGAGGCCGAGCGCCGGAACGTCGAGACGCTGGCGATGACGAACGTCGTCGGTTCGACCGCGGCCCGCGAGTGCGACCGGACGCTGTTCATCCGGGCCGGCCCCGAAATCGGCGTCGCCGCGACCAAGACGTTCTCCTCGCAGGTGGTCGCCTGCAACCTGCTGGCGGCCGCACTGACCGAGCGCCACGACGCCCGCGAAATCGTGGAGGCGCTCCGGGACCTGCCCTCGCAGGTCCAGACGATTCTGGACGACTCGCGGGCCGCGCAGGTCGCCGACCGGTTCGTGGACAGTTCGGGCTACTTCTTCGTCGGTCGGGGCTACCACCACGCGGTCGCGTTGGAGGGCGCGCTCAAGTTGAAGGAGATTTCGTACAAGCACGCCGAGGGGTTCCCGGCGGGGGAGTTGAAACACGGTCCGCTGGCGTTGGTGACCGACGAAACGCCCGTGTTCGCGCTGGTGACCGGGAACGGTGGGAAGGCGACGAAGACGGTGGGGAACGTGAAGGAAGTGGAGGCTCGGGACGCTCCGGTGGTCGCGGTGACGGACGGGGCTTCAGATGTGGGGCGTTATGCTGATGCAGTGCTGGAGATTCCGGAGACCCATCCGCGGGTAGCTCCGGTGTTGGCCAACGTTCAGTTGCAGTTGGTGGCGTACTACATCGCGAAGCAGTTGGGGCGGTCCATCGACAAGCCGCGGAATCTGGCCAAGAGCGTGACGGTGGAGTAG
- a CDS encoding sugar phosphate nucleotidyltransferase, with the protein MTVRAAVVLAAGEGTRLRPLTRNRPKPMLPAADRPILEHVFDALIGAGIERLHVVVGYKRDRVQDHFGPTYRNVPVNYVAQDKQLGSGHALLRAREAVSGEDGFLVVNGDQVIERQMVADVLDAFEEDDGNATLAVTEQADVSHYGAVVMDGDRVVELAEKPETDDYRLLNAGVYAFDPTIFDAIEETPRVQGELALTDTLVDLIDADALVRGVVTEELWEDATYPWDLLDVSQDLLLHGRVTEPEREESVWVADSATVHDDATLQAPVVVGPDTEVRPGAVVGPYTALGRNATVGANAVVARSVLDTDTRVGPNATLLDCVTGQGVVLGADATVPGGPGDVRVGDTVFEDQRLGAVLADRVRAEGDASFAPGTLVGPSAHLRTGVTVSENISEHADVYR; encoded by the coding sequence ATGACAGTTCGCGCCGCCGTCGTGCTGGCCGCGGGGGAGGGGACCCGCTTGCGACCGCTGACTCGCAACCGTCCGAAACCGATGCTGCCTGCCGCAGACAGGCCGATTCTCGAACACGTCTTCGACGCGCTCATCGGGGCCGGAATCGAGCGCCTGCACGTCGTCGTCGGCTACAAGCGCGACCGGGTGCAGGACCACTTCGGGCCGACCTACCGGAACGTCCCCGTCAACTACGTCGCGCAGGACAAGCAGTTGGGGAGCGGTCACGCCCTGCTTCGGGCCCGCGAAGCCGTCTCGGGCGAGGACGGTTTCCTCGTGGTCAACGGCGACCAGGTCATCGAGCGCCAGATGGTCGCCGACGTGCTGGACGCCTTCGAGGAGGACGACGGCAACGCCACGCTCGCGGTCACGGAACAGGCCGACGTCTCCCACTACGGCGCGGTCGTGATGGACGGCGACCGAGTGGTCGAGTTGGCCGAGAAGCCCGAGACCGACGACTACCGCCTGCTCAACGCCGGGGTGTACGCGTTCGACCCGACCATCTTCGACGCCATCGAGGAGACCCCGCGCGTGCAGGGGGAACTCGCGTTGACCGACACGCTCGTGGACCTCATCGACGCCGACGCGCTCGTCCGCGGGGTCGTCACCGAGGAACTGTGGGAGGACGCGACCTACCCGTGGGACCTGCTGGACGTCTCGCAGGACCTCCTGCTCCACGGCCGGGTCACCGAACCCGAGCGCGAGGAGTCGGTCTGGGTCGCCGACAGCGCGACGGTCCACGACGACGCCACCCTGCAAGCCCCGGTCGTCGTCGGTCCCGACACCGAGGTCCGGCCCGGCGCGGTCGTCGGTCCCTACACCGCCCTCGGCCGGAACGCCACCGTCGGCGCGAACGCGGTGGTCGCCCGGTCGGTGCTGGACACCGACACGCGCGTCGGCCCGAACGCCACCCTGCTGGACTGCGTGACCGGACAGGGCGTCGTGTTGGGTGCCGACGCGACGGTTCCGGGCGGACCGGGCGACGTGCGGGTCGGCGACACAGTCTTCGAGGACCAGCGACTCGGCGCGGTGCTGGCCGACCGCGTGCGCGCCGAGGGCGACGCGAGTTTCGCGCCCGGCACGTTGGTCGGTCCGAGCGCCCATCTCCGGACGGGCGTGACCGTTTCCGAAAATATAAGCGAACACGCCGACGTGTATCGGTGA
- a CDS encoding DUF7342 family protein, translated as MTDGPSGPTPSDSHAGESERRWCEERTTFQRVYDVITGTTDYATASEVAEEADCSDDGARDALAQLVEMGIAERRDGRPATYRRNDSYFRWKRVEALATNNSVADLRAKIDELVAEDERLGERFDAPGPDAVSPATFETSDHDEIHDRWDALARWRTLRRDLELFQRAAHRAERRGGDADDVASA; from the coding sequence ATGACCGACGGACCGAGTGGACCGACGCCCTCGGACTCACACGCCGGAGAGAGCGAGCGACGGTGGTGCGAGGAGCGAACGACGTTTCAGCGCGTCTACGACGTTATCACGGGGACGACCGACTACGCGACGGCCAGCGAGGTCGCCGAGGAAGCTGACTGTTCCGACGACGGCGCGCGCGACGCGCTCGCCCAACTGGTCGAGATGGGCATCGCCGAGCGCCGAGACGGTCGTCCGGCGACTTATCGACGCAACGACTCGTACTTCCGCTGGAAGCGCGTCGAGGCCCTCGCCACGAACAACTCGGTCGCCGACCTCCGGGCGAAGATAGACGAACTCGTCGCCGAGGACGAGCGTCTCGGCGAGCGATTCGACGCGCCCGGTCCGGACGCCGTCTCGCCAGCGACGTTCGAGACGAGCGACCACGACGAGATTCACGACCGCTGGGACGCGCTCGCGCGGTGGCGGACCCTCCGGCGGGACTTGGAACTGTTCCAACGCGCCGCCCATCGCGCGGAGCGACGCGGCGGCGACGCCGACGACGTGGCGTCGGCGTAA
- a CDS encoding undecaprenyl-diphosphate phosphatase yields the protein MDRSVLIAVVAGALQGIFEWLPISSEGNITVFLTALGSSPEAAVQFSLFLHAGTALSATVYYRDELADVLGALPDWRPGNAFPDADRRDANCDETATLSFLAVATLASGVVGIAAYLTLETVVSALTGGAFVALVGVLLVLTGVLQRVADGFEFGGRASPDLADAVLVGALQGLAILPGVSRSGTTASALLFRGHDGPSSFRLSFLLSIPAALGAGVLVLLDTGIPSVAPVEAVLALVTAAVVGYLTIDALMRVVERVPFWGVCVGLGALAVAGGAALTI from the coding sequence ATGGACCGGTCCGTGCTGATCGCCGTCGTCGCCGGAGCGTTACAGGGCATCTTCGAGTGGTTACCGATTTCGAGCGAGGGAAACATCACCGTCTTCCTGACCGCGCTCGGGTCGTCGCCCGAGGCCGCGGTCCAGTTCTCGCTGTTCCTCCACGCCGGGACCGCGCTCTCGGCGACGGTCTACTACCGCGACGAACTGGCCGACGTGCTGGGCGCGCTCCCCGACTGGCGGCCCGGAAACGCCTTCCCGGACGCCGACCGCAGAGACGCCAACTGCGACGAGACCGCGACCCTCTCCTTTCTCGCGGTCGCCACGCTGGCCTCGGGCGTGGTCGGCATCGCGGCCTACCTCACCCTCGAAACGGTCGTCTCGGCGCTCACCGGCGGCGCGTTCGTCGCGCTGGTCGGCGTCCTGCTGGTGCTGACGGGCGTCCTCCAGCGCGTCGCCGACGGCTTCGAGTTCGGCGGCCGAGCGTCGCCCGACCTCGCGGACGCCGTGCTGGTCGGCGCGCTACAGGGACTGGCCATCCTGCCGGGCGTCTCGCGCTCGGGCACCACGGCCTCGGCGCTCCTCTTTCGGGGCCACGACGGCCCCTCGTCGTTCCGTCTCTCGTTCCTGCTGTCGATTCCGGCCGCGCTGGGCGCGGGCGTCCTCGTCCTGCTCGACACCGGGATTCCCTCGGTCGCGCCCGTCGAGGCGGTCCTCGCGCTCGTCACCGCCGCGGTCGTGGGCTATCTGACCATCGACGCGCTGATGCGGGTGGTCGAGCGCGTACCCTTCTGGGGCGTCTGCGTCGGGTTGGGCGCGCTGGCCGTGGCGGGCGGTGCGGCACTGACTATTTGA
- a CDS encoding MarR family transcriptional regulator: MRKHADWLTQADERILEFLRENGNYPPSAIRDRLAETGDDLGYSTNHLGMRCRALDDHGLLENVGGGTYAITDLGEEYLDGEFDAGSLEDA, translated from the coding sequence ATGCGTAAACACGCTGACTGGCTCACTCAAGCCGACGAGCGAATCCTCGAATTCCTCCGCGAGAACGGCAACTACCCGCCGTCGGCCATCCGCGACCGACTGGCCGAAACCGGCGACGACCTCGGGTACTCCACCAACCACCTCGGGATGCGCTGTCGCGCGCTCGACGACCACGGCCTGCTGGAGAACGTCGGCGGCGGCACTTACGCCATCACCGACCTCGGCGAGGAGTACCTCGACGGCGAGTTCGACGCCGGAAGTCTGGAAGACGCGTAG
- a CDS encoding DUF7383 domain-containing protein, translated as MTYRANYALVNVSAFLGPERDELDVPWAEFVGDATPEFEFTVPTDRATDPYVGLQAFRVGEYGHELRINGESLGGFDVPPASGWQYWEDAITEVELVEGANTLQIVRDRTNDDDDAFAVNNVTVHWREPVE; from the coding sequence ATGACCTACCGCGCCAACTACGCGCTGGTGAACGTCAGCGCCTTCCTCGGCCCGGAGCGAGACGAGTTAGACGTGCCGTGGGCGGAGTTCGTCGGCGACGCGACCCCGGAGTTCGAGTTCACGGTGCCGACCGACCGCGCCACCGACCCGTACGTCGGCTTGCAGGCGTTCCGCGTGGGCGAGTACGGCCACGAACTCAGGATAAACGGCGAGTCGCTGGGCGGGTTCGACGTCCCGCCGGCCAGCGGGTGGCAGTACTGGGAGGACGCCATCACCGAAGTCGAACTGGTCGAGGGCGCGAACACCCTGCAAATCGTCCGCGACCGGACGAACGACGACGACGACGCGTTCGCGGTGAACAACGTCACCGTTCACTGGCGCGAACCCGTCGAGTAG
- a CDS encoding tRNA pseudouridine(54/55) synthase Pus10: MTILEDARRVAANGPVCDSCLGRCFADRSFGLTNAERGRSLRVAAALEDDDPFEPADADDCWVCEGESQRFDEYAEQAAESLADWKFATYQVGTRTPPLLEENEKLLRESADLPEDAGESFKSEFNREVGKRVGRLTDTEVDFERPDVLALLNVDPEREELSDHAVEVQINSAFVYGRYRKLERDIPQTEWPCRECGGTGKQLAEGGGEESCDHCGGSGYLYDESVEQLTTPPVLDAMDGDEALFHGAGREDVDALMLDTGRPFVVEVKRPRRRDVDTDALEAEINEFADGKVEVTDLALATHEMVERVKELDASKTYRMDVEFDADVTSEDLDAAIEELRGTTVEQDTPQRVDHRRASITRTRTVYDAEGHLEDERHAELEVHGEGGLYVKELVSGDEGRTTPSLAGLLGVGAVVTALDVVAVEGEDEAFDDPEYLKEAI; encoded by the coding sequence ATGACCATCCTCGAAGACGCCCGCCGCGTCGCCGCGAACGGCCCGGTCTGCGACTCGTGTCTGGGCCGGTGTTTCGCCGACCGGAGTTTCGGGCTGACCAACGCCGAGCGCGGTCGCTCGCTCCGGGTCGCGGCCGCCCTCGAAGACGACGACCCCTTCGAACCCGCCGACGCCGACGACTGCTGGGTCTGCGAGGGCGAGAGCCAGCGCTTCGACGAGTACGCCGAGCAGGCCGCCGAATCGCTCGCGGACTGGAAGTTCGCCACCTACCAAGTCGGGACGCGGACCCCGCCGCTGCTCGAAGAGAACGAGAAGTTGCTCCGCGAGTCCGCGGACCTCCCCGAGGACGCGGGCGAGTCGTTCAAGTCGGAGTTCAACCGCGAGGTCGGCAAGCGCGTCGGCCGGTTGACCGACACGGAGGTCGATTTCGAGCGCCCCGACGTGCTGGCCCTGCTCAACGTGGACCCCGAGCGCGAGGAACTCTCGGACCACGCCGTCGAAGTGCAGATCAACTCGGCGTTCGTCTACGGCCGCTACCGGAAGCTCGAACGCGACATCCCGCAGACCGAGTGGCCCTGCCGGGAGTGCGGCGGCACGGGCAAGCAACTCGCCGAGGGCGGCGGCGAGGAATCGTGCGACCACTGCGGCGGGTCGGGCTACCTCTACGACGAGAGCGTCGAGCAGTTGACCACGCCCCCTGTCCTCGACGCGATGGACGGCGACGAGGCGCTGTTCCACGGCGCGGGCCGCGAGGACGTGGACGCGCTGATGCTCGACACGGGCCGACCCTTCGTCGTCGAGGTCAAGCGCCCCCGGCGACGCGACGTGGACACCGACGCGCTCGAAGCCGAGATAAACGAGTTCGCCGACGGGAAGGTCGAAGTCACCGACCTCGCGCTGGCGACCCACGAGATGGTCGAGCGCGTCAAGGAACTCGACGCGAGCAAGACCTACCGGATGGACGTGGAGTTCGACGCCGACGTGACGAGCGAGGACCTCGATGCGGCCATCGAGGAGTTGCGGGGCACCACCGTCGAGCAGGATACGCCCCAGCGCGTGGACCACCGCCGCGCGAGCATCACCCGGACCCGGACCGTCTACGACGCGGAGGGCCACCTCGAAGACGAGCGCCACGCGGAACTCGAAGTCCACGGCGAGGGCGGTCTCTACGTCAAGGAACTCGTCTCGGGCGACGAGGGGCGGACTACCCCGAGCCTCGCGGGACTGCTCGGCGTCGGCGCGGTCGTCACGGCGCTCGACGTGGTCGCCGTCGAGGGCGAAGACGAGGCGTTCGACGACCCCGAGTACCTGAAGGAAGCGATTTGA